The stretch of DNA tatatatatatatatatatatatatatacatacatacatatacatacatatatatatatatatatatatatatatatatatatgatatgatacataatatatattatatatatatcttcttcgtttaaaatatacaatatatatatatatatatatatatatatatatatatatatatatatatatatatatatatatagagagagagagagagagagagagagagagagagagagagagagagaggagagaggctcAAAGACTTGAGGGTAACGTACGAAGAGAGGGCGAGAGCACGCCCGAAGGTAGGAAGCATGTCGCCTGTCAAGGGccgaggaagaggaggtggtagaggaggaggaggtatcgGAGGAGGGATAGGaggaggtataggaggagggggccttgtggtggtggtggtggtgggggggtggTGGAAGGCCACTGGGCCGGGGTGGGGAAGAGAAGTGTGGGTGAAGGCCGGTATTTTGAAGTTGGTTGTCACAACAGGGTACTCGAGGGCCGCTAAACTGTTGCCACACGTAGTATATCTTAAGACAGCGCCGCTaccgaaagaaaaaagaaagaaagaatgaaaaaagaaagaaaaaacgaaaagcGCAGGCCACGTGGCATCGACGACGGATGGCCTATGGAGGGTAACGGGATCCCTCTTGGAAAAGACAGGTCATAAAAGACggtcaaaagtattttttttttataaatgtaaatatgccGTGGTGGTGTTAGATTGAATCACTGAATGAGAAAGCAATTTTAATGACAATAGgatttactacatatatatatatatatatatatatatatatatatatatatatatatatatatatatatatatatatatatgtgtgttataatCTACTGGGTTCTTTATTGttcatgcatttatatacagataGCCTAAATATTTACTAAGAAACAAGATATCTTTCGTACACGTGAACATTCGTACGGAgcttttctttgacaaaaaaaaaattcctaggccTTTAGATGAAGTTTTTCACAACTAATAAAGCAACTAATGCGACAATTATTACTGGTTTTGTAGTGCCACACAccatgaaattaaacatttttcttattcggATTTTGACTAAGAATAACTTTGACACTTTGACAATAGATTATCAATGGTATCGCCTGTCACtacaatgtatttataaataaaaaagtaaaaaatgcgccgaagtttctttagcgcaatcgagttttctgtgtgtaatcaaggccactgacaatagatctatctttcggtggtctcggtgtaatgctgtatgagccgcgccccatgaaacttgaTTCAAATGCCCGGTGGCGGCCaggcctatatcgttcccagacgcacgattaaggctaattttaaccttaaataaaataaaaactacttctgctagaaggctgcaatttggtaaagtttgatgactggagggtggatgatcaacataccaatttgcagccctctagcctcagtagtttataagatctggaggcggacagaaaaaagtgcggacggacagacaaagccggcacaatagttttcttcccaGAACACTAAAAAAACTGCTTCGGTACAGGAGAACCAACTGAGTGGATTGCTTTCACATGAACTGCCAAACAGCTCGAGTTCAGTTCTAGAGTTCCTGGGTCGGGAGATTTTCGTGCGtccataattattaataaatatttagagaGGAACATTTGTCGAGCATTTGGAAGATTACTCCGCGAGTGTTCCCCTCATTGAAGGAGATACTTTGTATGATAATGAGTTGCAAGTTATTAGAATAATTTTTGCTAATACTGCTGAGTGTCAACTGACGCAGTGTGGGTAATTTACAAGTCTAAACTAGCTATGCTTATGTACAGAAGCGTAAacatcataaacaagtaaaaaatgcgccgaagaaacttcggcgcaatcgagttttctgtacagtgtataatcaaggccaccgaaaatagatctatctttcggtggtctcggtataatgctgtatgagccgcgacccatgaaactttaaccacggcccggtggtggtctatcctatatcgttgccagaagcacgattatggctaacttgaaccttaaataaaataaaaactattggggctagagggctgcaatttggtatgtttgatgattggagggtggatgatcaacataccaatttgcagccctctagcctcagtagtttttgagatctgagggcggacaggaaaaagttcggacagaaaaaagtgtgggcagaacaaagtgcgggcggacagacaaagccggcacaatagttatacagaaaactaaaactagactCACTACCGTAACGTCATACATATAAACGAACTTACCAATAAGCGCAAAATCTTGGACTCGATTCCCTTCTAGAACAAGAAAGTACGGCATTTCGTAAACTTGTAAAcccattaaaataaattacagtaaaaacaaacacaccCGCACATACGAAGCCGTGCGCACAATTATACGCTGTCTGGGCCTCCTGTGAAATCGCCAAATCGAAATGAGACGGGCTTTTGTTTCTGGCACAAAGGAATGAAACAAGAACTTAGAGATTTGGCCCCTGAGACAAAGACAAGATGTAACGGACAAAATATTCCGCGAGGTTCTTTCAAGTCTCAACAACTCCCTTGTGACTCGAGAAAGTCAGGATGTCAAGATAAACGCTGACTTGGCAGAATATCGCTGCAGTTTGCACAAACATTTgcaaaagtattaaaattcaaaGCGAACGCCATATTACTGCAGCGCTTCTGCTCgcgaataaaaatttttactttttgtgtttGAGTATGAAGACTGTTGTCGATTTGATTCTATATGCTGTTGTTGtatttgttgctattattattattattattattattattattattattattattattattattattattattatactgcagCACATAGTACGAATAATTaaccaaaaaatattatatgcTGCACTGGTGTCATAGGCGTTCcaacattttctcatattttctaaCACTCAACAATATAAAGATCGTTTTCCTGCTAGACAAGTCTGGAAAATGACGTGAAGGCAGTAGCGGCAATAAATTTGACACCCACCCTTCTCCCTACAGGTCCAAAAGCGAATTACAAACCTATTTCGTACCTTAATATAGTCTACACATTTCTTCATCgttttaaagaaaagaagaagatctTTGAAACTTCCTGAGTAGTCTCGACCTCCTTCCTAATATagtctcttcaaagaaagaaaaacaatactgcgctaaaatggaagactgcaatatctacaaaaacacaaaactgagaaaaatggtagatactgcagttttcccttgccttactactgatttcgcagatactgcaaatgggaccccctaaataaacccttgaagaatcattctgaaactacaaGAACTTGTGTATCAGtgcttcacgagcccaataggtggcatatctcaatttcgaaaatttggcatatactgcagttttccatcttAGGGCAGAATACGCCTACAGACTAACCATGGTTGtcaatgaacaaatacacttgCACTAAAATGCAAGGCGTACCAAGGCGAAATTGACTGCAGGTAACAATGACAGACAAAATCATGGCCATCCATACCTATGCTCACAGTCCGATTGAGCGTTCAATCACCGACTGCTCCAGTGTTTCAAATGTCTTAGCTACTGATATATATCTGAAGTCCAGACAAGAAAGCCCAATTAAATGAGGATGGGTTTCAGCTGTGACGACTTAGGAGGCTAACAGTGATCAAATATTATTTCTAAAACAAGCGTCACTCACTGTAATGGATGGCGTACAAAAATGTTGCTATGGAGAACATTGCCCATTCTGCatttgtgtttattataaaaatgtaatgaaaaataaaatagacaaaatatggggaaatataaataatgcaaaactGTAATGGATGCCGTACAAATGTTGCCATAGAGTACAGTGTACATTTAGCatttgtgtttattataaatgtaatgacaaataaatagacaaaataagggaatatataaataatgcaaaactGTAATGGATGCCGTACAAATGTTGCCATAGAGTACAGTGTACATTTAGCatttgtgtttattataaatgtaatgacaaataaaatagacaaaacatggggatatataaataatgcaaagCTGCAATGGATGGCATACAAAATTTGCCATGGAGTACAATGTATATTAAGCATTTgtgttttttataaatgtaatgagaaataaaggtaaaattatgagaaaatattaataatataaaattctagGATTTGAAACGTGGATtaacatacacacagtataaaaaaaaaaaaagaccaaaggtTAAAGTCCTTGGAGACGTGTCGAGTAGCACAAAATGACAAGGGGCCATCTTGGCATTTgggcataaacaaaataaacaacggCCATGCAAACCCCTCCGCCACATTACCTCGCTTTCCGCGGAAAAATCCTGTGGTATTTGGTAAGACGAGGAGgcgaagtagaaaaaaaaaccttattctgTTTTActcctgtctttctttttcctcagtgAGGAATCTCATGAATCTTCATGAAAGCTTCTCTCCATTACTTCTGACCTCTTTTCCCCTGTCATTTATCTGTGCTGACTTTACTTACAGTAATAGCTTTGCCTATAAATTCCGCTGCTgagacctttcttcttcttcctcctcctttacaTACTTCCAGGGAGCAGGGTACAGCGTTTTCCATTGGAAAAGGTTCTTTGGTAAACACTTTTGCCCGCCGAAAGCATTAGAAGGTGATAAAAGAACTCTTACTTTccagtttttaaatttcatacacaATACAGTAATCTGTAACGTGATACTGGGGACATTTGGAGAATCAATACAGCATGTTTTATATCATACActgtacacacactatatacagtatatatatatatatatatatatatatatatatatatatatatatatatatatatatatatatatatatacatacatactatacacacacacacacatatatatatatatatatatatatatatatatatatatatatatatatatatatatatatatatacattatatatatatatataatcagaatcgACAGAGGCACTGTGGAGGATGCTGATGATATATGGGAAGATTAGCTGCTGCTGAAAgcatttaaaactttttcatgAAAAGGGAGAAGCGTGTTTTGgaatattgtacacacacatacatacatacatacatacatacatacatacatacatacacatgcagagAAGTATGGGCATGTTCAGTTATAACCCACTGTTCCCGTTTACCATAGGTATTTAGTGGGTCGCAACCAGAGTACTGAAGGAcatgtggctagcaacctcatcctctGAGGTCTGCCGAAAATCGGAAGTTTAACACCTTTTGGAGCCACTTTTATGAACGGATATTGCAGATGTAACCGAGATCAAATATCTACATAATGATTTAATACATAATACGCCAAGTGTTATTATGCCACACTAACTTAATAAATTGTCATCTAAATCCATTCACtcccatccttatctaaatattcttcgaagtgaatggaatgtagaattaggccaaggccaaacgctgggacctctaaggtcattcagcgctgaaagggaaattgagatagaaaggtttgaaaggtgtaacaggaggaagacctcgcagttgcactatgaaacaaccaTCAGGAAAGATGGAtaacaaggaagaaagagaatatgaatggaggcacagtaaaaagaataaaaggggttgcagctaggggtcgaagggggttattgccgatttatcattttttatcttgttgtatcatgtatctagattgtgtatgttaatgtctctactttgtatattccatgtatacgaccttgagctgaaataaaggatattattattattattcttattattattatttcttcactaATTCACAAACCTTCTGACGCCTATTTGCTGTTATTCCAACGCCCAGAATTGGGAGGCTCTGTTGGGATGATAAATCTTATTTGTTTGTAAACACGCGAGAGGCAATATCTTGAAAAGGGGCGTTCTCCTGAACTTTAAGTACTTCTAATGAGAGAACTTAAGTCTCCGGATCACGTTCCTTTGCCTGCTAATTATGAGGGAATAAGCCGatcgaaaactgaaaaataagcaTCCTGAGCGGGAGCCCATGCTCGGGATTAATATTGTTTTCACTGCTGCGCTGAAGATTTCACTGCTGTAAATAAATGAAGTCTCGATaaccgattttcagttataagCCCTTTCAGactttgtaaaaacttttttgtaacTTTGCTTAGTTACGTTAAATGAtataacataaaacaagtaaaaaatgagcggAAGTtttttcggctcaatcgagttttctgtacagccacgtataatcaaggccaccgaaaatagctctatctttcggtggtctcggtgcaatgtcgtaagagccgcggcccatgaatctttaaccacggctggtggtggcctgtcctatatagttgccagatgcacgattatggctaactttaaccttaaataaaataaaaactaacgaggctagagggctgcaattttgtatgtttgatgattggagggtgggtgatcaacacaccaatttgcagccctctagcctcaatagtttttgagatctgagggcggacagaaaaagtgcggacggacagacaaagccggcacaatagttttcttttacagaaaactaaaaaattatcttGAGAGTCGAAATAAATGTAGAGTATTCTCTGCTCTACCcaatatataagatatttatcacggaaacaaaataaaaaaaatgacattcaaCATTCATTGGCCAATGAAAACAACAATCTAAAAAAAGCATTtgaatgaaaaaacgaaaaataactcaaaaGGGCCAACATATTCTCTACAtacatatcaaagaaaaaatatctcatcttttttttttttttttactgggcgGTACATGATTATTGAGAGTATTAAGATGGATATATTACAATTTCCGCTTCTTATTTTTctgagacactttttttttttcagaaaaaaaaaacgcttctgAAGCACTTTTTCAGAAGAAAATGACTTCtctgattaaaaataattaataataacaattggaAGAATAAATGTACATTGTCAACGGAACTAACTGAATGCTTATCCTTCATATTTTTTGAGAGTATTAAGATGGATAAAGTAATAATTTCCGCATAATATTTTTCTGAGAaacttttttcagaaaaaaaaaaatggcctctgAAGCACTTTATCAGAAGAAAGTGACTTCtctgattaaaaaataataacaatgcgAAGAATAAAAGTACATTGTCAACGGAACTAACTGAAtgcttatcattcattttttttttttttactggcctGTACATGATTATTGAGAGCATTAAGATGGATAAAGTAATAATCTCCGCttaatatttttctgagacacTATTTTTCGGAAAGCACtttttcagaagaaaacgacttctctggttaaaaaaataaaaaataacaacaatgcgAAGAATAAAAGTACACTGTCAACGGAACGAACTGAATGATCGCCTAAAATGACAATATCACGCACTAAGATGATCATGACCGCGTGCCCTTTTACCGTTTACTTCGTTACCTAAAACAACCGCGAagcattttaaagaaatgttaagCAAATGTCAGGCATTAATGCACGAGCGTATTAATAAACCTATACTTCATTCCGGGACCGTGCTACGCCTTAGGGATACAGAGGTAAGTGAATAATTAATGCTCCTTtctcaaagagaagaaaaaagctaCCACTCAGTATTGGATGATTAGATCCTTCGTTATAGAACACTATTTCTGCAGCATAACAGGTCGCAATTTTGACCAAAGTTATCCGTCATTTCAAACcttattgaactgaactgaatatggaatttcggccaaagcccaagcactgggatctatgcggccattcagcgctgaaacagaaattgacagtaaaattatttgaaaggtgtaacaggaggaaaacctcaaagcagttgcactatgaatcaattgttaggagattgtggaaagtaagatggaggaatgagaatatgaaaggaggtacagtaaaaggaacgaaaaggggttgcagctaggggccgaaggcacgctgcaaagaaccttaagcaatgcttacagtgcaccgcatgaggtgcactgacggcactaaccccctacggggatttcaAACCTTATTGCTTAGTATCTTTTTGTGAACGTTCGAGATATCTAACCAGAACAGTTTAATTTTTCAACCCGACAAAAATTCATGCAGGGTATTATGAaaacctatatttttttattatatacattttacggAAGTGACAGCAAGTAGCTTACTAGAGAACTACGTGTATGTTAACATAAGTGGCCTTAGGAGAGGCTTCAAACACgaaatttattgataatttatctttagAATCATAATTGCCTggagccactgggaaagttcaaaatgaaacgacgcAGTGCCATGTACTTTCctatattttaacacatcttcggagcacaaagtattaaaatacacgaaagtaatTGGCACTCTGACGTATTATTCCGAACTTTCCCAGTgtcttcagctaataaacaaaatcacattcTACTGGGTAGAAATGACATAATGCCATAATTCTCGGTGATTACCTGATCGGTACCATTCATTTGTTTAATAGGCCACGTCTAAGAGATCTGGCAAGATGCTTGCTTCAGTAAAACTGAGGGCAGAAGCTCATCACGACCTAATTGAGAAACGCGACCATTGCCAATCATTCATAGGAAGTCTTCATATTTTACGAACAAGATTTGGATAATTTACTAGGCTGTTAAGctatcaaaatgacattttttcacaATCATAAAATAATCAATGCCTAGAATCCCGTAAAAGGACGCCTACTTTTATAATGTATCAATATGGCAGCCGCTTCAATTCATTACTAATTTAG from Macrobrachium rosenbergii isolate ZJJX-2024 chromosome 51, ASM4041242v1, whole genome shotgun sequence encodes:
- the LOC136833025 gene encoding forkhead box protein D1-like — encoded protein: MSPVKGRGRGGGRGGGGIGGGIGGGIGGGGLVVVVVVGGWWKATGPGWGREVWVKAGILKLVVTTGKGERRLRLRRRGGGGGGGGGGGGGGGGGGGGERMVGRKEDKEEGEEKEVERFKGE